CGCGCCCATAATGTTAAAGGCCGAACATATCGGGGACTCCTCGCGAATCAATGACATATCAATTACTCTCAAGAAGGGAGAATTAATCGGCTTTGCGGGACTCTTGGGAAGCGGAAGAACTGAGACGGCTGAAATGTTGTTCGGGGCATCGCGTGCTGTTCACGGTGAAATTTTTGTTGACGGTCAGAATGTCAGCATTAAGACTCCTTTTGACGCGATAAAATCTGAGATTGCATTCTGCCCGGAAGACCGCAAGCGCGACGGCATAATCGGCGATTTGTCGATACGAGAAAACATAATGCTTGCCGTTCAATCACGCAAAGGATTCATGCACCCAATGACGCGACAAGAGCAGACCGAATTAGCAGACAAGTACATAAAGTTATTGGGAATCGCTACACCTGACTGCGAGAAGAAAGCCGGCGAATTATCCGGGGGCAATCAGCAGAAAGTGATTCTTGCGCGGTGGATGGCGGCGAGTCCGAAAGTGTTAATACTTGACGAACCCACACGCGGAATCGACATCGGAGCAAAGGCGGAAATTCAGCGGCTCATGCTCGAAATGTGCGGGGAGGGAGTCTCCGTCATCTTCATTAGCTCGGAGCTTGACGAAATAATACGGTGCTCAAACAGGATAATCATCATGAGAGACCGGGCAAAAGTCGCAGAGGTTGACGGCGAGTCTTGCACACAGCAGGACATATTGCGAATCATTGCGGAAGGAGCTGCGTAACATGGCCGGGAAACGTTTTGACCTTTCGGGACTCATGCAGTCAAAAGTAACATGGGCTGTAATCGCTGAGGCATTAATTCTCCTCGTCTGCTTCATCATAAGGCCGGACTTCTTCAGCATAAGCTATCAGCCTTCAACGGGAATGCTTTACGGTAGCTTGATAGACATCGTGAACCGTTCAGCCGAAATCACAATAATCTCAATGGGTATGACTCTCGTTATCGCGCTGGGCGGTACGGATCTTTCTGTCGGCGCATTGGTCGCAGTTGCGGGAGCTATTGCTTTGAAGTTTTTGCGCTGGGACGTTCTCACCTACACAACGCCCGGAGATTACACCGTTTACCCGTATATTCTCGTTATCGCTGTGCCGTTAATCGTGTGCGCGTTAATGGGACTGTTTAACGGCTTCTTAGTCGCAAAGGGAGGTATTCAGCCGATAATCGCGACATTGATTCTAATGGTATGCGGAAGGGGAGTCGCTCAGATTCTCACGGACGGAAAGCAATTCACTACGGGCTATTCTCCGTTCAGGGTAATAGGTCAGGGAAGTTTTCTCTGTCTGCCCATGCCGATAATCATAACAATAATCGTTGTTGTAGCGGTTGCATTGTTCACGAGAAAAACAGCTTTCGGGGCGTTCGTTGAAAGTGTCGGAGTCAATCCGAGCGCAAGCCGTCTATCAGGCATAAAGGCCGGGAATGTCATTCTTCTTGTCTTCATGATAACGGGACTCTTGTCGGGGATTGCCGGACTCATATACTCAAGCCGTATAATGTCGAACGACTCCAACAATGCCGGGCTTAATTTCGAGATGGACGCAATATTAGCGGTCGTCATCGGAGGCACTAACATGGCCGGGGGACGCTTCAGCCTCGCAGGAACGGTGATAGGCTCTCTCATCATTCGCACGATTGTAACGTTCGTGTACTATTTCGGGATTGTCGCGGAAGCAACGATGGCATTCAAAGCGTTAATCATCGCTGTAGTTATAGTGTTGCAGTCTGAGCCGGTGAGGAAATATTTTGCCAGACGCGCGGCCATGAGAAGGGCAGGTGCTAAGTCATGAGCAAGAAACAATCACTCTTTGCCCGTCTCACGAATCCCAAATACATAATGGTTTACGCGACAATAGGAATCTTCCTCGTGATTTACGCCGCGGGGGGAATGCTCTACGGTGATAAAGGCTTCCTCACTGTGCGGACGTTCGTCAATCTCTTCATTGACAACGCATATTTCGGTATCTCCGCTGTAGGCATGACAATGGTACTTATCACGGGCGGAATTGATTTGTCGGTCGGTGCTGTCGCGTCATTAACGGGAATGTTTATCGCTTACGGGACAACGGTACTGCACCTTCACCCGATGACCTGCATTTTTGCGGCGTTAGTGATGGGAGTCGGATTAGGGCTTCTCATGGGATGGGTGATTCACTATCTCAATGTTCCTCCGTTTATCACGACATTAACGGGAATGTTCCTAGCGCGGGGAGTATGCTCACTGATTAGCCGGGAGTCAATCGACATTCATCACCCAATGTTTGACGCTCTTGCAAGCTGGAAAATTTATCTCATGAAGTTTGCTGACGGGAAATGGGTACGAATAAAGCCGATTGCGTTCGTGAATTTCAACGTGATACTTTTCCTCGTGATGATTCTTATCGGTGCATTCATATTGCAGCGTACAAGATTCGGGCGCAACATCTACGCCATCGGGGGCAACGAGCAGTCAGCCTCATTGATGGGACTCCCTGTAGGACGCACAAAAGTTTTGGTGTACGGCTTCAACGGGCTGTGCTCAGTTTTGGCGGGGATAAGCTACGCGCTCTACGTCAAAAGCGGCTGGAATCTGTCATTGCAGGGCGGTGAACTTGAGGTGATTACGTGTGCAGTAATAGGCGGTACGTTGCTGACGGGCGGAGTCG
The Synergistaceae bacterium genome window above contains:
- a CDS encoding ABC transporter permease, whose product is MAGKRFDLSGLMQSKVTWAVIAEALILLVCFIIRPDFFSISYQPSTGMLYGSLIDIVNRSAEITIISMGMTLVIALGGTDLSVGALVAVAGAIALKFLRWDVLTYTTPGDYTVYPYILVIAVPLIVCALMGLFNGFLVAKGGIQPIIATLILMVCGRGVAQILTDGKQFTTGYSPFRVIGQGSFLCLPMPIIITIIVVVAVALFTRKTAFGAFVESVGVNPSASRLSGIKAGNVILLVFMITGLLSGIAGLIYSSRIMSNDSNNAGLNFEMDAILAVVIGGTNMAGGRFSLAGTVIGSLIIRTIVTFVYYFGIVAEATMAFKALIIAVVIVLQSEPVRKYFARRAAMRRAGAKS